AACGCTACGATTGTAGATGATTTTACAGACGAAGAGATTCGCTTATTTAAACATATGTTGAACCGCCTTGGTTCACGCGAGAAAAATTGAGGGAAAGAGGGAAGATACAATGCAGCTTAAAGATATTAACGATACGCTCGTTGGAACGCTTGGCATTGAGCTAGGTGAGATGACACCGGAGAGAGTCACGGCTACAATGCCGGTAAACGCCAAGACGCATCAGCCGTTCGGTCTGCTTCATGGAGGAGCTTCGGTTGTATTGGCGGAGACCGTTGCAAGCATGGGTACGTGGAATCTGATTGACCAAGAGACGGAGATGGCGGTTGGGCTTGAGATTAATGCCAAT
This window of the Aneurinibacillus sp. REN35 genome carries:
- a CDS encoding hotdog fold thioesterase — translated: MQLKDINDTLVGTLGIELGEMTPERVTATMPVNAKTHQPFGLLHGGASVVLAETVASMGTWNLIDQETEMAVGLEINANHIRGKRDGIVTAVATPLHKGRTTMVWDIKIMDEEEKLICISRCTVAVVKKK